One genomic window of Acidobacteriota bacterium includes the following:
- a CDS encoding superoxide dismutase family protein, translating into MNKTARRGVVPIGMVFLALSCGPVSDEVDSTGPEGAMEADTGLAAAAILHPTEGNDTEGIVAFEEMGGGIHVMAHVTGLSPGRYGLHVNEVGDCSSGDGAGAGAIFDPEGSGSGNPAGQLGEIEADESGMAHFMTDVHQIALSEGPRSVVGRSVVIMTAGGETVATLACGVIEPQAPGAMREGSGY; encoded by the coding sequence ATGAATAAAACAGCGCGAAGAGGCGTGGTGCCGATCGGTATGGTTTTCCTGGCTCTGTCCTGCGGACCGGTTTCCGACGAGGTCGACTCGACCGGACCCGAAGGGGCAATGGAGGCCGATACCGGTCTGGCGGCGGCCGCCATTCTCCATCCCACCGAAGGAAACGACACCGAAGGAATCGTCGCCTTCGAGGAGATGGGTGGTGGAATCCACGTCATGGCTCACGTGACCGGACTGTCGCCGGGGCGATACGGCCTGCACGTGAACGAGGTGGGCGATTGCAGCTCGGGGGACGGAGCCGGCGCGGGCGCAATTTTCGACCCCGAAGGATCCGGCTCCGGGAATCCCGCCGGTCAATTGGGCGAGATCGAAGCCGACGAAAGCGGAATGGCGCACTTCATGACCGACGTTCACCAGATCGCCTTGTCGGAGGGGCCTCGATCGGTGGTCGGACGCTCGGTGGTCATCATGACGGCCGGAGGAGAGACCGTCGCAACCTTGGCTTGCGGCGTCATCGAACCGCAGGCGCCCGGCGCCATGCGCGAGGGTTCCGGATACTGA
- a CDS encoding type II toxin-antitoxin system prevent-host-death family antitoxin: MATTVYNLNEANSPLSRLVDRAAGGEEIIIARSGKPVARLGPLRQRAAPRQPGGWEGRAYISEDFDEPLPPEILPSFEGQE; this comes from the coding sequence ATGGCTACGACGGTCTACAATCTAAACGAAGCCAATTCGCCTCTCTCCCGGCTCGTCGATCGGGCTGCCGGAGGAGAGGAAATCATCATCGCCAGGTCCGGAAAGCCCGTAGCTCGTCTGGGGCCCCTCCGGCAGAGAGCCGCTCCGCGGCAACCTGGAGGCTGGGAAGGCCGCGCTTACATCTCGGAAGACTTTGACGAGCCCCTGCCGCCGGAGATCCTGCCGTCTTTCGAAGGACAGGAATGA
- a CDS encoding DUF2911 domain-containing protein, whose translation MKKALVIAAVLMTQFSLEAQEDLRGTAEVTLKGKKVSIEYGRPSLRGRDMLGMAKPEMVWRMGMNAPTTMKTEANLVSGGVSIPAGDYKLQAKCIGPDQWELLLNGGELVVPIKTEVVDANVETFTIYLLRSRYGQDTGGARLRADWGNKRLTAEFKVSD comes from the coding sequence ATGAAGAAAGCTCTCGTCATTGCAGCAGTTCTTATGACTCAGTTCTCTCTGGAGGCCCAGGAGGATCTCCGCGGGACCGCCGAGGTGACCTTGAAGGGGAAGAAGGTCTCCATCGAGTATGGGCGTCCCTCTTTGCGGGGCCGCGACATGCTGGGCATGGCCAAACCGGAAATGGTCTGGCGCATGGGCATGAACGCGCCCACCACCATGAAGACGGAAGCGAATCTCGTCTCCGGCGGAGTCTCGATTCCCGCTGGCGATTACAAGCTGCAGGCCAAGTGCATCGGCCCCGACCAGTGGGAGTTGCTCTTGAATGGAGGCGAGTTGGTGGTTCCCATCAAGACGGAAGTCGTCGACGCCAACGTGGAGACGTTCACCATCTATCTCCTCCGCAGCAGATACGGGCAGGACACGGGCGGGGCCAGATTGAGGGCGGACTGGGGCAACAAGAGGTTGACGGCTGAGTTCAAAGTCTCGGACTGA